The following are encoded in a window of Nakamurella sp. A5-74 genomic DNA:
- a CDS encoding polysaccharide deacetylase: protein MRKLAPGEKAPQFVIFSFDGAGSHEKWQEFMAAAEPTDSRFVGFLTGIYLLASANKEKYQGPGHSAGKASIGFGGEKDEIITEINDLNQAYAAGHEIGTHYNGHFCSDNPPSGATWSAADWESELGQFMSFLTDYKKLNGWGDEVPDLKVTPAAIKGGRTPCLEGALDAMAPAWKKFDLTYDSSLSTKSGISWPVKMQGIWEFEMPYIYSPGFEKMILAMDYNFMCEVAACDQTQDVAAATRPKVRATYDFMYEQAYNGSRAPVLIANHFNKWNGDAYNKPALEFMQDTCGKKDTYCATYQDVIAWMELQDPAVLAKLQGLPAVAAAAG, encoded by the coding sequence ATGCGGAAGCTGGCACCGGGAGAGAAGGCGCCGCAGTTCGTGATCTTCTCCTTCGACGGTGCCGGTAGCCACGAGAAATGGCAGGAGTTCATGGCGGCAGCCGAGCCGACGGACTCCCGCTTCGTCGGGTTCCTGACCGGGATCTATCTGCTGGCGTCGGCCAACAAGGAGAAGTACCAGGGCCCTGGGCATTCGGCCGGCAAGGCGTCCATCGGCTTCGGTGGTGAGAAGGACGAGATCATCACCGAGATCAACGATCTCAACCAGGCCTACGCAGCCGGACACGAGATCGGCACGCACTACAACGGCCATTTCTGCAGCGACAACCCGCCGTCCGGTGCCACCTGGAGCGCCGCCGACTGGGAGTCGGAGCTCGGTCAGTTCATGAGCTTCCTGACCGACTACAAGAAGCTCAACGGCTGGGGTGACGAGGTCCCCGACCTGAAGGTGACCCCGGCAGCCATCAAGGGCGGCCGCACCCCCTGCCTTGAGGGTGCGCTGGACGCGATGGCGCCGGCGTGGAAGAAGTTCGACCTGACGTACGACAGCTCGTTGAGCACCAAGTCGGGGATCAGCTGGCCGGTGAAGATGCAGGGGATCTGGGAGTTCGAGATGCCCTACATCTACTCCCCGGGGTTCGAGAAGATGATCCTGGCGATGGACTACAACTTCATGTGCGAGGTCGCAGCCTGCGATCAGACCCAGGACGTCGCCGCGGCCACTCGACCGAAGGTGCGCGCCACGTACGACTTCATGTACGAGCAGGCCTACAACGGCAGCCGCGCTCCGGTGTTGATCGCCAACCACTTCAACAAGTGGAACGGCGACGCCTATAACAAACCCGCGCTGGAGTTCATGCAGGACACCTGCGGCAAGAAGGACACCTACTGCGCCACCTATCAGGACGTCATCGCCTGGATGGAACTACAGGATCCGGCTGTGCTGGCGAAGCTGCAGGGTCTGCCCGCTGTCGCCGCCGCTGCGGGCTGA